The Deltaproteobacteria bacterium region GGCGATCCGTCGACACGCCGACCGATGCACCGCGTGCAAACAGTGGCTCGCGGCGCTGTCCCCCGAACTGGAAACCGATGCGACCACGACGGAGATCGCCGGCCGCTACGAGCTGCGCCAACGCATCGGAGCCGGCGCGATGGGCGCGGTCTATGCGGCGTTCGACCGCCGCCTCGGCCGCGAGGTGGCCGTCAAGCTGGTTCGCCCCGACGCCGCGCCGGCAGCGCGTGAGGAACTCGGCGCGCGGATCCTGCGCGAGGCGCGCGCGCTCGCTCGCCTCGCGCATCCGAACGTGCTCGCCGTGTTCGACGCCGGGGTGCACGACGACGCGGTGTTCCTCGCGACCGAACTCGTGCGCGGGCGCGACGTGCGCGCGTGGCTGGCCGCGAACGCTCCCTCGCCGCGCGCGGTCGTCGACGTGTTCGTACAGGCCGCACGCGGGCTGGCGGCCGCGCACTCGGCGGGCATCGTCCACCGCGACGTCAAACCGGACAACATCCTCGTCGGCGACGACGGGCGCGTGCGGCTCGCCGACTTCGGCCTCGCCCGCGGCGCGCCGGCGCCCGGCGGCGCGGAGGCCACCGCCTCGTTCGCGGGGACGCCGGCCTACCTGGCTCCCGAGCTGTACGCGGGCGTCGCGCCCGACGAGCGGTCCGATCAGTTCGCGCTATGCGTGTCTCTGTTCGAGGCGGTCTATGGCGCGCGCCCGTTCGCGGGCGCCACCGCGACGGCCTACGGTGCCGAGGTGCGCGCGGGCCGTCGCGCCCGCGCCCCCGATCCGCCGGGCCTGGCCGGGCTCGGCGCCGTCATCGCGCGAGGACTCGAGCCCGATCCCGACCGCCGGTTCCCCTCGGTCGCCGACCTCGCCGACGCGCTAGAGCGCATCGCGACCGGCGCGACACGGCGCCAGACCGCCCGCCGCCGCGTCGCCATCGGCGCCGTCGCGTCCGCAGTCGCGATCGCCGCCGCGCTCGCCGGCACGCGGGGCCGGCCCGCCGCTGCGCCCGGCGCGCGCGCCGCCGCCGGCCCCGACGCCGCACTGGCCGTCGCCGCGCACTTCGCCGCGCACGCCGGACCTGCCGGCCCGCCCGCATTGCCAGCCGCCGCCGGCCCCGATGCCGGAGCTGCCGCGATCGCGCTGCCCGGCGTCGATGCGAGTAACGCGGCCCCCGTCGCCGTCCTCCTCAAGCGCGCCCGCGAGCGGCTCGAGGTCCGCGACGGCCCCGGCTGCATCGCCGCCCTCGACGCCGGCGATCTCGCCTCGCCACTGCCGCCAGGCGTGGCCCTCGTACGCGCCTCGTGCGAGATGCTGGCGGGGCAGTGCGAGCGGGGGGTGGCCACGTTGCGCGCCGCGCTCGCGCCCACGCAGACCGAACGGGAGCTGGCGTCGACGATCCGGAACCTGCTCACGTCCTATTGCCCGGCCGAACTCGCCGACACGCGCGCCGAGCGCATCGCCCGCCTCTACGTCCAGGTCAACGGGGACGACGACGCGCGCTGCGCCGGCGCCGCGCCGGTGTGGGCCGCGCTGGCCGATCGCACGCCGGACGACGCGGACGACGGCGACATCGGCGACGTCCTCCGACTCGGCATCGGCATCGCGCAGTGCCAGGCGCGCCTCGGGCGCTGCGCGGACGCGATCGCCACGCAGCGGCGCCTCGAAACCGTCGCCGGGCGGCCCGTCACCGCGCCGCTCCGATGTCCGGCGCGTTGACCGCCCGCGCCATACGCCCAATCCGATCGCTTCGCCGCGCAAACTGGCTACGTCGGCCACCGCGTCCGCAACCGCCCACCCGCCGCGCCCGGAAAACCCCCGAAGCGCGGACCCCCCCCGGACGCGCGGAAGACCCCGACGCGCGGAAAACCCCGACGCGCGCAGAAAAACATCGTTTCACCGCGCGACCTGGCGAACCGGCGTCCGTCCGGACTGGATGTGCGACGACAGACCCTGCCCTCCTACCCCACCTTGGCTCGCGCGGCCGCCGCGGTCGCGTCCGTGCTCGCGGCGGCGTGC contains the following coding sequences:
- a CDS encoding serine/threonine protein kinase; the encoded protein is MRHVHAWATLDHRMLGPDRCPDDNAVTRWLEGRTDAATGEAIRRHADRCTACKQWLAALSPELETDATTTEIAGRYELRQRIGAGAMGAVYAAFDRRLGREVAVKLVRPDAAPAAREELGARILREARALARLAHPNVLAVFDAGVHDDAVFLATELVRGRDVRAWLAANAPSPRAVVDVFVQAARGLAAAHSAGIVHRDVKPDNILVGDDGRVRLADFGLARGAPAPGGAEATASFAGTPAYLAPELYAGVAPDERSDQFALCVSLFEAVYGARPFAGATATAYGAEVRAGRRARAPDPPGLAGLGAVIARGLEPDPDRRFPSVADLADALERIATGATRRQTARRRVAIGAVASAVAIAAALAGTRGRPAAAPGARAAAGPDAALAVAAHFAAHAGPAGPPALPAAAGPDAGAAAIALPGVDASNAAPVAVLLKRARERLEVRDGPGCIAALDAGDLASPLPPGVALVRASCEMLAGQCERGVATLRAALAPTQTERELASTIRNLLTSYCPAELADTRAERIARLYVQVNGDDDARCAGAAPVWAALADRTPDDADDGDIGDVLRLGIGIAQCQARLGRCADAIATQRRLETVAGRPVTAPLRCPAR